The DNA window TTTCCGTCGTAACGGCTCCGTCTGCAAGCACCTCCCCGAGGACCGCCCGCGTCCCGAGCTTGTCACTCGTAACCGCCCCATCGGCAAGGTGCGCCGTGCCCACCGCGCCCGTCGCGATCTTCGGTCCGGTGACAGCCGCATCGGCAACGGCCGCGGTCGTTACGCCTGCTGCCGCCAGCGCGTCCGAAGTGACACTTCCATCGGCGAGGGCGTCGCCGGTCACCGCTCCTGCAGCCAACGCGGACGCCGAGACGCCTCCCGCGACTACTCCATCCGCTCGCCCGGCGCGCACGGCAAACGCTGTGCTGGCAATCGGTATGCGGGGGAGGACCGTGTCGTCCACGGTGAGCTGTAAATAAAGACGTGAGACCTCGAACAAGGCTTCGGGCAATGGGGTCTGACTCCCAAGAAGCAGACTAATCCGGCCGGCCGAAAGCGTCTGATCGGCATACGCTTCCGTCCAGCCCGCCAGGGGGCTTCCGTCCTCCTCTTGTCCAAAGAAGGCGACCTCCAAATCAACGGCCCCCTCCACCGGAAAACTGCCCTCGGCAAGTGTGGCCTGGTAGTGAAGCAGCCGCGGAACCTGAGCTGCAGCCGGAACTGTCCCCATGCTCATGATCATAGCGAGCAGAAGACCAACAAGCGGAATGTGAAAAGCCGGAACCGACGGACGGGAGAAAAGCACGGTGCGAACGGAAAAACACGAAGGGGATGGTGAACAAACGCCCCGACCCGACTGAGACCGGATCGAGGGTCTACGGCGTAGTCGGGGGAATGGGAAGCGGTTCGGGGGCGGGCGGAGGGGTTCCGCCCCCACCCCCTTGCTCTCCTCCCGATCCGCTCTGAAGTGCAACGACCGTGGCCACCCCGCTCCCCACGAGCACGGTGCCCATCGTCACCCAGGTACTGGTCCGACGAAAGAAGGACGGACGGGTCGATTCAGGAGTTGAGGAAGCAACCTCAGTAGGGCCCTGCACATCTCGCTGGACAATCGAGACCAGTGACACGTAGGCCGGAGGATCGGCTACAGGATCGGTCGTGTAGGTCGGATCGATTCCAAGAAGATTTACTACCGCCGATCGTGCCTGCTCGAGCTCGTCCCGCTTCAGATGAATCAGGGCAAGGATTCGATAGGCAGAAATCGCTTGGTCCGCCGTCCTTTCCTCTTGATTCAGACAAGCAGCAGCAAGCCGGAGGGCCTCGTCGTATTCGGCCTCTCGATACTGATCCTGCGCCGCGGCCAGTGCCCGCTCACAAACTGCGGATTGCGCGTAGGTGGGAACGAATGGGACGAGACACACTGCGAGCAGGACCGGAAGAACCGCTGCCCAAAATCGGGACCCACACATGCCGAAAGGGGATTGAAGCGAGGATATAGGAATCCTTCGCCGTCCGTTCACCCCTGAGGGATCCATACTCTCTTCTCAGAGCAGGTATCCCTTGGCGCTGCACGCTCTCATGCCGATGAGAATTCCCCGCAGAGAGTGCAGCTCAACAGTGACAGTAACGGATGGCACTTCCTAGATCGCTCATCTCCGGTAGGGGCACGTACGTGTCTTACGCATCTGCCATGCGCCATTCACGCAAGCCGGGGACGCCTTTGGTCCCTCTACGACAGCGAAACGGCGTCGGGAGATGGAATTGCTCCCATCTTGAGGAGGGTTCTTATTTGATCGAGGCTCATGGTCACGACCGACTGGTCGATCATTTTTTCTCGGAGCGACGCGTTGGAAAGGGCACCGGTGTCGACGGCAGCGCTGGAGAGGTCAACCGACCACTCCCCCACTGGCTGATACAACCAGTCCTCGACCTCATAGTCAACGAGAATTCCTCCACGCCGATAGTACTCCAGCGTGGTGAGCCGACCTGTCCGGCGTGTGCCTTCTTGGGCCTCCGCTCGAAATTTCTTCTCCGCCCGCTCCCGGTCCCATCTGATCCACATCAAAACGAGGGCTGTATGCAGCAGATAGAGCCGCCCGCGCCGCTGTCCAGGGGACTGCGGCTTGCGACCAAATGTCGCTACTCCCTGCTGGAAATACGCAAACGCCTCGTCGGGGAGGCGGCGCAGCCAATCGACAGGGGCCTCATCGGGAGCTGGGGGCCACTGTGACACCAGCGTTGCAAATTCCTCGGAGTATCGGTCCAGTTCTTCTGTCGCCCCTGCCGACCAGTGTTGCGTTTGCTGGGTCGGCTCCGTCTCGGAGGACCTTGTCGACGACTCGTGGTCGGGCCTGCTTCGATTCGGTGTAACCATTCTATGACTGTGGCGACGAGCGGAGACCTGCGCACGGGAATGCTTCGCTGTACGTAACGTACAAAGAATCGCTTACGTCAGTGCAGAT is part of the Salinibacter sp. 10B genome and encodes:
- a CDS encoding tail fiber domain-containing protein — encoded protein: MGTVPAAAQVPRLLHYQATLAEGSFPVEGAVDLEVAFFGQEEDGSPLAGWTEAYADQTLSAGRISLLLGSQTPLPEALFEVSRLYLQLTVDDTVLPRIPIASTAFAVRAGRADGVVAGGVSASALAAGAVTGDALADGSVTSDALAAAGVTTAAVADAAVTGPKIATGAVGTAHLADGAVTSDKLGTRAVLGEVLADGAVTTEKLANGAVTTSKVRPGELVTALNGLTDGVRLVGGDNVTVIPNENTGTITIEADDDKKSSDQMSSRRWKTDVQPIEDALSLISQLRGVRYRWIQSGDPDVGFIAEEVGTVVPEVVTYAPNGRDAETVNYARLVALLVEAVKAQQAQIESDRALLHDLRHRLQALERE